A DNA window from Rhizobium jaguaris contains the following coding sequences:
- a CDS encoding LysR family transcriptional regulator yields the protein MELRHIRYFLALAEAGNFTRAAAKLGIGQPPLSQQIRDLENEVGAMLFHRVPHGAELTAAGQAFLAEAKAAVDAAEKAKLAAQRANRGEIGRLALGFTASSAFNTIVTATIREFRNRWPEVRLSLTEMNTNALMERLMRGEIDAVFIRPGLEDPRDVRLKRFADEPMLIALPANHPLATKDRVPVAALANEPFILFPRMVGLSLYDDIVAACRDAGFELVVTQEAPQIPSVVNLVAANLGVSIVPASIAQIKLDGVAYRPIDGPPLVARLGLAILKAQRSPVAANLMSLIA from the coding sequence ATGGAGCTCCGTCATATCCGCTATTTTCTGGCATTGGCGGAAGCGGGAAACTTCACGCGTGCCGCTGCCAAGCTCGGCATCGGCCAGCCGCCGCTCAGCCAGCAGATCCGCGACCTCGAAAACGAAGTAGGCGCTATGCTGTTTCACCGTGTTCCGCATGGGGCGGAGCTGACGGCGGCAGGTCAGGCTTTTCTTGCGGAAGCCAAGGCCGCCGTGGATGCGGCGGAAAAAGCGAAGCTTGCCGCCCAGCGTGCCAATCGCGGCGAGATCGGCCGCCTGGCACTCGGCTTCACTGCATCCTCGGCCTTCAACACGATCGTCACCGCTACCATTCGCGAATTCCGCAATCGCTGGCCGGAGGTGCGGCTATCGCTGACCGAGATGAACACCAATGCGCTGATGGAACGGCTGATGCGTGGCGAGATCGACGCCGTCTTCATTCGCCCCGGCCTCGAAGACCCGCGCGACGTCCGGCTCAAGCGCTTCGCCGACGAGCCGATGCTGATCGCGCTGCCCGCCAATCATCCGCTTGCAACGAAGGATCGCGTGCCGGTTGCCGCCCTGGCGAACGAGCCCTTCATTCTCTTCCCGCGCATGGTGGGTTTAAGTCTCTATGACGATATCGTCGCCGCTTGCCGCGATGCCGGTTTCGAATTGGTGGTGACACAGGAAGCGCCGCAGATTCCTTCCGTCGTCAATCTCGTCGCCGCCAATCTCGGGGTCTCCATCGTTCCCGCCTCGATTGCCCAGATCAAGCTTGACGGCGTCGCCTATCGCCCGATCGACGGGCCGCCACTCGTGGCACGGCTTGGGCTCGCCATCCTCAAGGCGCAGCGCTCGCCGGTTGCCGCCAATCTGATGAGCCTGATCGCCTAG
- a CDS encoding VOC family protein — MIRIDHLDHLVLTVASIEESCAFYARVLGMGVETFAEGRKALTFGNQKINLHQAGHEFEPKAKRPTPGSTDLCFISETPIDDVIVHLKAEGVAVEVGPVRRTGAAGAILSVYFRDPDDNLIEVSNTIS, encoded by the coding sequence ATGATCCGCATCGACCATCTCGATCATCTGGTGCTGACGGTCGCCAGCATCGAGGAAAGCTGTGCATTCTACGCCCGTGTTCTCGGCATGGGAGTGGAGACCTTTGCCGAAGGCCGCAAGGCGCTGACCTTCGGCAATCAGAAGATCAACCTGCATCAGGCGGGACATGAATTCGAGCCGAAGGCCAAGCGCCCAACGCCAGGCTCTACCGATCTCTGCTTCATCAGCGAGACACCGATCGACGATGTGATTGTTCACCTGAAGGCAGAGGGCGTTGCGGTGGAAGTGGGGCCTGTTCGCCGCACGGGCGCGGCTGGCGCAATTCTCTCAGTCTATTTCCGCGATCCGGACGATAACCTGATCGAAGTTTCCAATACCATTTCCTGA
- a CDS encoding LysR family transcriptional regulator, translating to MFDGRLLNGVSVLMAVVEGGSFVRGAEVLGLTPSGVSRAVSRLEARIGVRLLDRTTRALRLTDDGARFYEQVVPLLSGIEEAATTVAGVAQSVRGRLRINVDPYFSRLLLAPRLGAFLDRYPDLQIEILTRNEIGDLVADGIDVALRFGEPPQTSLIARLLLETRVVTVAAPAYIERYGRPKTPADVANHLCIHYQDPSTGRAFEWEFRHGHKVIPVETRGRILVNDAGTTLGTCLAGLGIAQVFTLGITDFLDRGELVDLFPDWKDELYPLYAFYPSRHHVPAKVRAFIDFCVDILG from the coding sequence ATGTTCGACGGACGATTGCTGAACGGTGTCAGCGTGTTGATGGCCGTTGTGGAAGGCGGCAGCTTCGTACGGGGCGCAGAGGTGCTCGGTCTCACGCCATCGGGAGTCAGCCGAGCGGTCTCGCGGTTGGAGGCCCGGATCGGCGTGCGCCTGCTGGACCGCACGACGCGGGCGTTGCGGCTGACCGATGACGGCGCGCGGTTTTACGAGCAGGTGGTGCCGCTTCTCAGCGGCATCGAGGAGGCCGCGACGACGGTAGCCGGCGTCGCCCAGTCCGTGCGCGGCCGCTTGCGCATCAATGTCGATCCCTATTTTTCCCGCCTTTTATTGGCGCCGCGCCTCGGCGCTTTCCTCGACCGCTATCCCGACCTGCAGATCGAGATCCTGACCCGCAACGAGATCGGGGACCTTGTGGCCGACGGCATAGATGTCGCCCTGCGCTTCGGCGAACCGCCGCAGACATCGCTGATTGCCCGGTTGCTTCTCGAAACCCGTGTGGTCACCGTCGCGGCTCCAGCCTATATCGAGCGTTATGGCCGGCCGAAAACGCCGGCCGATGTCGCGAACCATCTCTGCATCCACTATCAGGATCCGAGCACCGGGCGCGCATTCGAGTGGGAATTCCGGCACGGGCACAAAGTCATCCCGGTCGAAACGCGCGGCCGCATATTGGTCAATGATGCCGGAACGACGTTGGGAACCTGCCTTGCGGGTCTCGGTATCGCTCAGGTCTTCACGCTCGGCATTACGGACTTTCTGGACCGTGGAGAGCTTGTCGACCTTTTTCCGGACTGGAAGGACGAACTCTACCCGCTTTACGCCTTTTACCCGTCCCGCCACCATGTGCCGGCAAAGGTGCGCGCCTTCATCGACTTCTGCGTTGACATTCTCGGCTGA
- a CDS encoding type II toxin-antitoxin system VapC family toxin, whose amino-acid sequence MKYLLDSNAVIALMKGHPGFVAEIRKHKPQDFAIPAVVAHELFYRVYKGQRVAENLARVEALQFETLDFDKADARMAGEIRANLASLGTPIGAYDVLIAGQAVARDLMLITHNVREFQLIHQLRFEDWESLPSS is encoded by the coding sequence GTGAAATACCTGCTGGATAGTAATGCCGTCATCGCCCTGATGAAAGGTCATCCCGGTTTTGTGGCCGAGATCCGTAAACACAAGCCGCAGGATTTCGCTATTCCAGCCGTTGTCGCGCACGAATTGTTTTACCGCGTCTATAAAGGCCAGCGTGTTGCCGAGAACCTTGCACGTGTTGAGGCATTGCAATTCGAGACGCTGGATTTCGACAAGGCGGATGCCCGTATGGCTGGCGAAATTCGCGCCAACCTCGCTTCACTCGGCACACCGATCGGTGCCTATGACGTTTTGATCGCGGGTCAGGCCGTTGCCCGCGATCTGATGCTCATTACGCACAACGTTAGGGAATTTCAGCTTATTCACCAGTTGCGTTTCGAGGACTGGGAGTCCTTGCCGAGCAGTTAG
- a CDS encoding SDR family oxidoreductase has product MTSRLQNKTALITGGTSGIGLETARQFIAEGARVAVTGSSAAGIEAARAALGDKALVIQADAGNIDGQKVVADAEKNAFGHLDILFVNAGVAEFGPLEQWSEAAFDKSVAINVKGPFFLIQALLPILSKPASIVLNTSINAHIGMPNSSVYSLTKGALLTLAKTLSGELIGRGIRVNAVSPGPIATPLYGKLADSEADAKAMAAGIQAQIPVGRFGDPSEVAKTIVFLASDEAAYIVGSELVIDGGMSNL; this is encoded by the coding sequence ATCACATCACGCTTGCAGAACAAGACGGCTCTCATCACCGGCGGCACCAGCGGTATCGGTCTGGAAACCGCCCGCCAATTCATCGCCGAAGGCGCCCGCGTCGCCGTCACGGGCAGCAGCGCCGCCGGTATCGAAGCGGCGCGCGCCGCACTTGGAGACAAGGCGCTGGTCATCCAGGCCGATGCCGGCAACATCGACGGCCAGAAGGTGGTCGCGGATGCCGAGAAGAATGCTTTCGGCCATCTCGATATTCTTTTCGTCAATGCGGGCGTTGCCGAATTCGGCCCGCTCGAGCAATGGAGCGAAGCCGCTTTCGACAAGTCGGTCGCGATCAATGTCAAGGGTCCGTTCTTCCTGATCCAGGCGCTGCTGCCGATTCTCTCGAAACCTGCTTCGATCGTGCTGAACACTTCGATCAACGCCCATATCGGCATGCCGAACTCCAGCGTTTATTCGCTCACCAAGGGCGCCTTGCTGACACTCGCCAAGACATTGTCCGGCGAACTCATCGGCCGCGGCATTCGCGTCAACGCCGTCAGCCCCGGCCCAATCGCCACACCGCTCTACGGCAAGCTCGCCGATTCTGAAGCCGATGCTAAAGCGATGGCCGCCGGCATCCAGGCGCAGATCCCCGTCGGACGGTTCGGCGACCCGAGCGAAGTCGCCAAGACGATCGTCTTCCTCGCCTCTGATGAAGCCGCCTATATCGTCGGCAGCGAACTGGTCATCGACGGCGGCATGAGCAATCTCTGA
- the coaBC gene encoding bifunctional phosphopantothenoylcysteine decarboxylase/phosphopantothenate--cysteine ligase CoaBC encodes MVLAGKRILLIISGGIAAYKSLDLIRRLRERGASVRPIMTSGAQQFITPLAVGALAAEHVFTDLFSRQDEQDVGHIRLARDCDLVLIAPATADLLAKMANGLADDLASTVLLATDRPVLAAPTMNPKMWAHPATKRNIETLRGDGIRFVGPMSGEMAESKEAGTGRMAEPLEIVAAVEMRLDDGARPLAGRKAVVTSGPTHEPIDPVRYIANRSSGRQGHAIAAALAALGADVTLVSGPVSIPDPMGVHVVHVERAEEMRDAVLCALPADIAVMVAAVADWRVASAADQKIKKHPGESIPTLALTENPDILKTVGHHTQRPKLVIGFAAETQDVEANARAKLDRKGADMIVANDVSPATGIMGGMRNSVKLIRHDGVEQWPDLEKDEVAARLAALIAEQFKQE; translated from the coding sequence ATGGTTCTCGCGGGAAAACGCATCCTTCTCATCATTTCCGGCGGCATCGCGGCCTATAAGAGCCTCGACCTCATTCGGCGGCTGCGCGAGCGCGGCGCAAGCGTCCGTCCGATCATGACGTCGGGGGCACAGCAATTCATCACACCGCTTGCTGTCGGCGCCCTGGCCGCGGAGCATGTCTTCACCGACCTGTTTTCCCGACAGGACGAACAGGACGTCGGCCATATCAGACTGGCGCGCGATTGCGACCTTGTGCTGATCGCGCCAGCGACCGCCGATCTCCTGGCCAAGATGGCGAACGGTCTGGCGGACGACCTTGCATCGACCGTGCTGCTCGCGACCGACCGGCCCGTGCTCGCAGCGCCCACCATGAATCCGAAGATGTGGGCGCATCCGGCGACAAAGCGCAATATCGAGACGTTGAGGGGCGACGGCATCCGCTTCGTTGGCCCGATGTCAGGCGAAATGGCCGAGAGCAAGGAAGCTGGCACCGGCCGCATGGCCGAACCTCTGGAGATCGTCGCTGCCGTCGAGATGCGGCTGGACGACGGTGCAAGGCCGCTCGCCGGCAGAAAGGCCGTCGTCACCTCGGGTCCGACGCATGAGCCGATCGACCCGGTGCGCTATATCGCCAACCGTTCCTCCGGCCGCCAAGGCCATGCCATCGCTGCAGCACTCGCGGCCCTCGGCGCCGACGTCACGCTCGTATCCGGGCCTGTCTCCATTCCCGATCCTATGGGCGTGCATGTCGTTCATGTCGAGCGGGCGGAAGAGATGCGCGATGCCGTGCTTTGCGCGCTTCCTGCCGATATCGCCGTGATGGTCGCGGCTGTTGCTGATTGGCGCGTGGCCTCCGCCGCCGATCAGAAAATCAAGAAACATCCGGGCGAATCCATTCCGACGCTGGCGCTTACCGAAAATCCCGACATCCTGAAAACCGTCGGCCACCACACGCAGCGGCCGAAGCTCGTCATCGGTTTTGCCGCCGAAACGCAGGATGTGGAGGCGAATGCCCGGGCGAAACTGGATCGCAAGGGCGCGGACATGATCGTCGCCAATGATGTCTCGCCGGCAACCGGCATCATGGGCGGCATGCGCAACAGCGTGAAACTCATCCGCCATGACGGCGTGGAACAATGGCCGGATCTTGAGAAGGATGAAGTGGCGGCGCGTCTGGCGGCTTTGATCGCCGAACAATTCAAGCAGGAATAG
- a CDS encoding ArsR/SmtB family transcription factor, translating to MDTLSMTLSALADPTRRAILARLATGEASVSELAEPFDISLVAVSKHLKVLEKAGLISKGREAQWRPCRLETKPLMQVDDWLESYRQFWNENLDRLEAYAAALQQGGADDRSK from the coding sequence ATGGACACGTTGAGCATGACCCTGTCCGCTCTTGCCGATCCGACCCGTCGGGCGATCCTGGCGCGACTCGCAACCGGCGAAGCTTCCGTTTCCGAGCTGGCGGAACCCTTCGACATCTCGCTGGTTGCCGTTTCCAAGCATCTGAAGGTGCTGGAGAAAGCCGGCCTGATCTCAAAGGGCAGGGAAGCGCAGTGGCGTCCCTGCCGCTTGGAAACCAAACCGCTCATGCAGGTGGATGACTGGCTGGAAAGCTATCGCCAGTTCTGGAACGAAAATCTCGATCGCCTGGAAGCATACGCCGCAGCATTGCAACAAGGAGGAGCTGATGACCGCAGCAAGTGA
- a CDS encoding LysR family transcriptional regulator, translating into MLKIEGIAAFVAVAEAGSVSEAARRLRLSKSVVSERLAEMEKTLGATLLHRTTRKLTLTEDGLAFLERASRIVQEVREAAADLAERRGTLTGSLRIAAPVTFGRMHLGPALYPFLADHPEIELTLDLDDRRVDASSDGYDAIVRHGPIADSRLVAWKLAPSRRLLVASPDYLRGNGMPASLADLGDQRGIFYTNRGVADWRFQGPDGAIIVRGKLALGINNGDMCRDAAIAGLGIALLPAFIVGPAINQGLLVEIDVGYRPEVEFIFMAHPEGRNPSAKLRAIADHLKKTFGDPPYWDPAG; encoded by the coding sequence ATGCTCAAGATTGAAGGAATCGCTGCTTTTGTGGCCGTTGCCGAAGCGGGGTCGGTTAGCGAAGCCGCCCGCCGCCTGCGTCTGTCGAAATCCGTCGTCAGCGAGCGGTTGGCGGAGATGGAGAAAACGCTCGGCGCCACGTTGCTGCATCGTACGACGCGTAAGCTGACCTTGACGGAAGATGGCCTCGCTTTCCTGGAGCGTGCATCACGGATCGTACAAGAGGTGCGGGAGGCGGCGGCAGATTTGGCGGAAAGGCGGGGCACGCTGACGGGCTCCTTGCGCATCGCCGCCCCGGTCACCTTCGGCCGCATGCATCTCGGCCCGGCGCTCTATCCATTTTTGGCCGATCATCCCGAAATCGAGCTGACGCTCGATCTCGACGACCGCCGTGTCGACGCCTCCTCGGACGGCTATGACGCCATCGTCCGCCATGGGCCGATTGCCGATTCGCGCCTCGTTGCTTGGAAGCTCGCTCCCAGCCGCCGGCTTCTTGTCGCATCGCCGGACTATCTCAGGGGCAACGGCATGCCGGCATCGCTGGCGGACCTCGGGGATCAGCGAGGCATATTCTACACCAACCGCGGTGTTGCCGATTGGCGGTTCCAGGGGCCGGACGGAGCCATCATCGTCAGAGGCAAGTTGGCGCTCGGCATCAACAATGGCGATATGTGTCGCGATGCTGCGATTGCAGGATTGGGCATTGCGCTGCTGCCGGCCTTCATTGTCGGTCCGGCGATCAATCAAGGACTGCTCGTCGAAATCGATGTCGGTTACAGGCCGGAAGTCGAATTCATCTTCATGGCGCATCCCGAGGGGCGCAATCCCTCCGCAAAGCTGCGCGCCATCGCCGATCATCTGAAGAAGACATTCGGCGATCCGCCCTATTGGGACCCTGCTGGATAG
- a CDS encoding GFA family protein, translated as MKKTYHGSCHCGAVSYEADLDLQGGTFKCNCSICKKKRNWLAVATPADFRLISGEDSIREYQFGRRVLHHLFCQNCGISSFNWGENPARGKFYAISISCLDDATDEELAALPVGYFDGRDDRFDRAPEETRYL; from the coding sequence ATGAAGAAGACCTATCATGGAAGCTGCCATTGCGGCGCAGTCAGCTACGAAGCCGATCTCGACCTGCAGGGCGGCACCTTCAAATGCAACTGCTCGATTTGCAAGAAGAAACGCAATTGGCTGGCGGTCGCCACGCCGGCGGATTTCCGCCTGATCTCGGGCGAGGACAGCATCCGCGAATACCAGTTTGGTCGGCGCGTCCTGCATCATCTGTTCTGCCAGAATTGCGGCATCAGCTCCTTCAATTGGGGTGAAAATCCCGCGCGCGGCAAGTTCTATGCGATCAGCATCAGCTGTCTGGACGATGCCACCGACGAGGAACTCGCCGCCCTTCCGGTCGGCTATTTCGACGGCCGTGATGATCGTTTCGATCGTGCGCCGGAGGAAACGCGTTATCTCTAA
- a CDS encoding MFS transporter — protein sequence MSRAVQKQELTVSEASSRPELKLVESEPKLELRQFLTRGTPAFRRATIALFLSGFATFSLLYCVQPLMPIFSDDFGVTPAASSLSLSLSTGFLAFAIFCAAAVSENLGRRSLMFFSLLGAALCTLACAIAPNWQMLLVFRSLEGFLLGGVPAVAMTYLAEEIDPRGLGGAMGLYIAGNAFGGMAGRVVTGTIAEFFSWRPALAAVGVLGLIAATGFLLLLPPSRNFTPRKGFDVAFHVRAWAGHFRNPALPLLFAIGFLVMGSFVTVYNYAGFRLVADPYDLSQTELGLIFTAYLFGIVASWLAGLLGDRIGHFVVLPAGVLVAALGAAITLAAPLPLVILGIVLVTIGFFVTHSVASALVGRLARGAKGHASSLYLLAYYLGSSIAGSVGGYFWLADGWSAVVTFILAMLAFCLVAAFGVARLARR from the coding sequence ATGTCCCGCGCCGTGCAAAAGCAAGAGCTCACCGTCTCGGAAGCCTCCTCCCGCCCCGAATTGAAGCTTGTCGAAAGCGAGCCAAAGCTTGAGCTTCGCCAATTTCTGACGCGGGGTACGCCCGCGTTCAGGCGAGCAACCATTGCGCTGTTCCTCTCCGGCTTTGCGACTTTTTCCCTGCTTTATTGCGTGCAGCCGCTGATGCCGATCTTTTCGGATGATTTTGGCGTGACGCCGGCTGCGAGCTCGCTGTCTCTGTCGCTTTCGACCGGCTTCCTCGCCTTTGCGATCTTCTGCGCCGCTGCCGTTTCCGAAAATCTCGGTCGACGCAGCCTGATGTTCTTTTCGCTGCTGGGTGCCGCTCTCTGTACGCTCGCCTGCGCCATTGCACCGAACTGGCAGATGCTGCTGGTCTTCCGTTCGCTCGAGGGCTTCCTGCTCGGCGGCGTGCCGGCGGTAGCCATGACCTATCTTGCGGAAGAGATTGATCCGCGTGGCCTTGGCGGCGCCATGGGCCTCTACATTGCCGGCAACGCCTTCGGCGGCATGGCCGGTCGTGTCGTGACGGGCACGATCGCGGAATTCTTTAGCTGGCGTCCGGCGCTTGCTGCCGTCGGCGTCCTAGGGCTGATTGCCGCCACCGGCTTCCTGCTTCTACTACCGCCGTCGCGCAATTTCACGCCACGCAAGGGGTTCGACGTCGCTTTTCACGTCAGGGCCTGGGCGGGTCACTTCCGCAACCCGGCGCTGCCGTTGCTTTTCGCCATCGGTTTCCTGGTCATGGGCTCCTTCGTCACGGTCTATAACTATGCCGGCTTCCGGCTGGTTGCCGATCCCTATGATCTCAGCCAGACCGAACTCGGCCTGATCTTTACCGCCTATCTCTTTGGCATCGTCGCCTCCTGGCTCGCTGGCCTGCTCGGCGACCGTATCGGCCATTTCGTCGTGCTGCCCGCCGGCGTGCTGGTCGCCGCGCTCGGTGCGGCGATTACGCTCGCTGCACCTCTGCCATTGGTCATTCTCGGCATCGTCTTGGTGACCATCGGCTTCTTCGTTACTCATTCCGTCGCCAGTGCCTTGGTCGGGCGCCTCGCCCGGGGGGCCAAAGGCCATGCCTCGTCGCTCTATCTTCTGGCCTACTACCTCGGCTCCAGCATTGCCGGCTCCGTCGGTGGTTATTTCTGGCTTGCCGACGGCTGGTCAGCCGTGGTTACCTTCATTCTCGCCATGCTGGCCTTCTGCCTCGTGGCCGCGTTCGGTGTGGCCAGGCTGGCGCGACGCTGA
- a CDS encoding SDR family oxidoreductase, protein MNRLNGKVAIVTGASSGIGRATAKLFAAEGAKVIVGARRAPELQSLVAEIKDAGGEAAALAGDVRSEDYHKALVALAVERYGKLDIAFNNAGILGEAGPSTEVSEAGFAEALTINLTASFLAAKHQIGEMVKHGGGSVIFTSTFVGYSFAFPGVAAYAASKSGLIGLTQALAAEFGPQNVRVNAVLPGAVDTDMYREMNDTPDKQGFVTNLHALKRVAGPDEVARSVLYLASDDASFVSGTASLVDGGASITRT, encoded by the coding sequence ATGAATCGCTTGAATGGAAAAGTCGCAATCGTCACCGGCGCCAGTTCCGGCATCGGCCGCGCTACAGCCAAACTCTTCGCTGCCGAAGGCGCCAAGGTCATCGTCGGCGCACGCCGCGCGCCTGAATTGCAAAGCCTGGTCGCTGAAATCAAGGACGCAGGCGGCGAGGCCGCAGCGCTTGCCGGCGACGTGCGTTCGGAAGATTATCACAAGGCGTTGGTCGCCCTGGCTGTCGAGCGCTACGGCAAACTCGACATCGCCTTCAACAATGCCGGCATACTGGGCGAAGCCGGCCCCAGCACTGAGGTCTCGGAAGCAGGTTTTGCCGAAGCGCTGACGATCAATCTCACCGCTTCGTTCCTTGCCGCAAAGCACCAGATCGGCGAAATGGTCAAGCATGGCGGCGGTTCGGTGATCTTCACTTCGACCTTTGTAGGCTACAGCTTTGCCTTCCCCGGTGTTGCCGCCTATGCCGCCAGCAAGTCCGGCCTGATCGGCCTGACCCAGGCACTGGCAGCCGAATTCGGCCCGCAGAATGTGCGCGTCAATGCCGTGCTGCCGGGTGCTGTCGATACCGACATGTATCGCGAGATGAACGATACCCCCGACAAGCAGGGCTTTGTCACCAATCTGCATGCGCTGAAGCGTGTCGCCGGTCCTGACGAGGTTGCCCGCTCGGTTCTCTACCTCGCCTCCGACGATGCGAGCTTTGTCTCCGGCACTGCATCGCTGGTCGATGGCGGCGCTTCGATCACTCGCACGTAA
- a CDS encoding SRPBCC family protein, with amino-acid sequence MTAASEIERPRPLREIVLTRDIAAPRTLLFRLWTEPQHLMRWWGPQNMTAPSVSVDLREGGAWRHCILNPDGREYWSHGRYLEIVPPERLVFTFSWEGQDNKPGHPMQVTVEFHELGEKTRLVFRKAELPDDTELKLQTGGWEQALDKYAAYAEAASREG; translated from the coding sequence ATGACCGCAGCAAGTGAGATCGAGAGGCCGCGCCCATTGCGCGAAATTGTGCTGACACGCGACATTGCTGCGCCGCGCACATTGCTGTTTCGCCTCTGGACTGAGCCGCAGCATCTGATGCGTTGGTGGGGTCCGCAGAACATGACCGCACCATCCGTCTCCGTCGATCTGCGCGAAGGCGGTGCCTGGCGGCACTGCATTCTCAACCCGGATGGCAGGGAATATTGGAGCCACGGGCGCTATCTGGAAATCGTCCCGCCCGAACGTCTCGTCTTTACCTTCTCCTGGGAAGGTCAGGACAATAAGCCCGGCCACCCGATGCAAGTTACTGTGGAATTTCATGAGCTTGGCGAGAAGACGCGTCTCGTCTTCCGCAAGGCCGAGCTCCCCGACGACACCGAGTTGAAGTTGCAGACCGGCGGTTGGGAGCAAGCACTCGACAAATATGCCGCCTATGCGGAAGCAGCCTCAAGGGAAGGATGA